One genomic segment of Stigmatella erecta includes these proteins:
- a CDS encoding family 43 glycosylhydrolase, with the protein MKRTFINGSGVGRRARLSRLAWTPLILTATVHCGEGAASAPDTGTSTAVEGAPLAGECTPASSGNPLASGWYADPDIKVYNGVYWVYPTYSAPYDSQTYLDAFSSPDLINWTKHSKVLDKANVSWATRAVWAPSPIFRNNTYYLYFGANDIQNNSQLGGIGVAKSNNPAGPYVDAIGRPLISTFINGAQPIDQNIFIDDDGQAYLYYGGHSHCNVVKINSDMISLDSASFREITPSGYVEGALMFKRNGKYYLMWSEGGWTGPDYRVSYAIANSPLGPFPKLGTILSQNAAIATGSGHNSVVNVPGTDDWYIFYHRRPLGETDGNHRVLAYDRMYFNSDGTIKPVEMATRDNFCDGNALGWSTYGATWSVSNGRYVNSHQPDAKALLNTHFSALTLEADVTPGASGDAGLLFRTSSPGAGLDAYKGYYAGIAAGSDRVVLGRANAGSWTELASAPAVIDANVSYNLKVVANGSRISVYLNRSATPLLAATDATYASGAVGLRAHDSAAAFDNVNATQAPGAIFYADGGYGGLGVSLNPGSYTMAQLNAAGIPNDWMSSLRVPAGWTVQVYEHNDFTGTVWTFTADTALVPADANDKMTSVRITAP; encoded by the coding sequence ATGAAACGGACATTCATTAACGGAAGTGGAGTGGGGCGGCGGGCACGGCTGAGCCGTCTTGCATGGACGCCCCTGATCCTCACCGCCACGGTTCATTGCGGCGAGGGCGCGGCGTCCGCCCCGGACACGGGCACAAGCACGGCGGTGGAAGGCGCCCCCCTCGCCGGAGAATGTACGCCCGCCAGCTCGGGCAACCCCCTCGCGAGCGGCTGGTACGCCGATCCCGACATCAAGGTCTACAACGGCGTGTACTGGGTCTATCCGACCTACTCCGCGCCTTATGACTCGCAGACCTACCTGGATGCCTTCTCGTCCCCGGACCTCATCAACTGGACGAAGCACTCCAAGGTGCTGGACAAGGCGAACGTGTCCTGGGCCACGCGGGCGGTCTGGGCCCCCTCGCCCATCTTCCGCAACAACACCTACTATCTCTACTTCGGGGCCAACGACATCCAGAACAACTCCCAATTGGGAGGCATTGGCGTCGCCAAATCCAACAATCCCGCCGGGCCCTACGTCGATGCGATTGGCCGCCCGCTCATCAGCACGTTCATCAACGGCGCTCAGCCGATTGACCAGAACATTTTCATCGACGACGACGGGCAGGCCTACCTGTATTACGGCGGCCACAGCCACTGCAACGTCGTCAAGATCAACAGCGACATGATCAGCCTGGACAGCGCGTCCTTCCGGGAGATCACCCCCTCGGGCTACGTCGAGGGCGCGCTGATGTTCAAGCGCAATGGGAAGTACTACCTGATGTGGTCCGAGGGCGGCTGGACGGGGCCGGACTACCGCGTGTCGTACGCCATCGCCAACTCGCCGCTGGGGCCCTTCCCCAAGCTGGGAACGATTCTCAGCCAGAACGCGGCCATCGCCACCGGCTCGGGCCACAACTCGGTGGTCAACGTTCCGGGCACGGATGACTGGTACATCTTCTATCACCGCCGCCCGCTGGGAGAGACGGACGGCAACCACCGCGTGCTCGCCTACGATCGCATGTACTTCAACAGCGACGGGACGATCAAACCCGTGGAGATGGCCACCCGGGACAACTTCTGTGACGGCAACGCGCTGGGCTGGAGCACCTACGGCGCCACGTGGAGCGTGTCCAACGGCCGGTACGTCAACTCTCATCAGCCCGACGCCAAGGCCCTGCTGAACACCCACTTCTCCGCGCTGACCCTCGAGGCCGACGTCACGCCGGGCGCCTCCGGCGACGCGGGACTGCTCTTCCGGACGAGCAGCCCCGGCGCGGGGCTCGACGCGTACAAGGGCTACTACGCGGGCATCGCCGCGGGCAGTGACCGGGTGGTGCTGGGCCGGGCCAACGCAGGCAGCTGGACGGAGCTGGCGAGCGCCCCGGCCGTCATTGACGCGAACGTCTCCTACAACCTCAAGGTCGTGGCCAATGGCAGCCGCATCTCGGTCTACCTGAACCGGTCGGCCACCCCCCTCCTCGCGGCCACGGATGCCACGTACGCCTCTGGAGCCGTGGGCCTCCGGGCCCACGACAGCGCGGCCGCGTTCGACAACGTGAACGCCACCCAGGCGCCCGGGGCCATCTTCTACGCGGACGGCGGGTACGGCGGCCTCGGCGTCTCACTGAACCCTGGCAGCTACACGATGGCGCAGCTCAACGCGGCGGGCATCCCCAACGACTGGATGAGCTCCCTCCGCGTCCCGGCGGGTTGGACAGTCCAGGTCTACGAGCACAACGACTTCACCGGCACGGTGTGGACGTTCACGGCGGACACGGCGCTGGTCCCGGCCGACGCCAATGACAAGATGACGTCGGTGCGGATCACCGCGCCATAG
- a CDS encoding thiolase family protein, which translates to MASRVVIASAVRTPFTRANKGEFKDTRPDTLAAHVIKEAVARVPGLKPADVEDVILGCAMPEAEQGMNVARQAALLGGLPDTVPAMTINRFCSSGTQSIAQAAQAIQSGMIQVAVAGGTESMSMVPMGGNKVSANPEIMEKYPEVYTSMGVTAENIASRYSVSREDADKFAAESQRRAATAREQGKFKEEILPITTTYFDEDGTAKQVTVSVDTILRPETTAEGLAKLRPAFNAKGVVTAGNASPLTDGAAAAVVMSEEKAKELGVKPLGYFVDFQVAGVPPDVMGIGPIPAVKKLLARNKLKVEDIDVFELNEAFAAQALHCLRELGIPLEKANPNGGAIALGHPLGVSGARMVGTILYELKRRNGRYGIVTMCIGGGMGAAALIELAK; encoded by the coding sequence ATGGCCAGTCGAGTCGTGATTGCCAGCGCGGTGCGCACGCCGTTCACCCGCGCGAACAAGGGAGAGTTCAAGGACACCCGGCCGGATACGCTCGCGGCCCATGTCATCAAGGAGGCCGTGGCGCGGGTGCCGGGCCTGAAGCCCGCGGACGTGGAGGACGTCATCCTGGGCTGTGCCATGCCGGAGGCCGAGCAGGGCATGAACGTGGCGCGGCAGGCGGCGCTGCTGGGCGGGCTGCCGGACACGGTGCCGGCGATGACCATCAACCGCTTCTGCTCGTCGGGCACGCAGTCCATCGCCCAGGCGGCGCAGGCCATCCAGTCGGGGATGATTCAGGTGGCGGTCGCCGGCGGCACCGAGTCCATGTCCATGGTGCCCATGGGCGGCAACAAGGTGAGCGCCAACCCGGAGATCATGGAGAAGTACCCCGAGGTGTACACCTCCATGGGCGTGACGGCGGAGAACATCGCCAGCCGCTACAGCGTGAGCCGGGAGGACGCGGACAAGTTCGCCGCCGAGTCCCAGCGCCGCGCGGCCACCGCGCGCGAGCAGGGGAAGTTCAAGGAAGAGATTCTTCCCATCACCACCACCTACTTCGACGAGGACGGCACGGCGAAGCAGGTGACGGTGTCGGTGGACACCATCCTGCGTCCGGAGACGACGGCGGAGGGGCTGGCGAAGCTGCGGCCTGCCTTCAACGCCAAGGGCGTGGTGACGGCGGGCAACGCCTCGCCGCTAACGGACGGCGCGGCGGCCGCGGTGGTGATGAGCGAGGAGAAGGCGAAAGAGCTGGGCGTGAAGCCGCTGGGCTACTTCGTGGACTTCCAGGTGGCGGGCGTGCCGCCGGACGTGATGGGCATTGGCCCCATCCCGGCGGTGAAGAAGCTCCTGGCGCGCAACAAGCTCAAGGTGGAGGACATCGACGTCTTCGAGCTGAACGAGGCGTTCGCGGCGCAGGCGCTGCACTGCCTGCGGGAGCTGGGAATCCCCCTGGAGAAGGCGAACCCGAACGGCGGCGCCATCGCCCTGGGCCACCCGCTGGGCGTGTCCGGTGCGCGCATGGTGGGCACCATTCTCTACGAGCTGAAGCGCCGCAACGGCCGCTACGGCATCGTCACCATGTGCATCGGTGGCGGCATGGGCGCCGCGGCGCTCATCGAGCTGGCGAAGTAG
- a CDS encoding 3-hydroxyacyl-CoA dehydrogenase NAD-binding domain-containing protein: protein MTTRIRKVAVLGAGVMGSGIAAHLANSGVRALLLDIVPPKAGPGEDTSSKAFRNKFVLGALANLRKQKPSPIVSEQVFAALEVGNLEDDIARIAECDWVIEVVKEDLAVKQALFEKVEKHLRKDAIVSSNTSGLSIAGMLQGRGADFRKRFLVTHFFNPVRYMKLLELVAGPETDADVVKTIHTFGEGVLGKGIVYGKDTTNFIANRIGVYGMMRTIAEMQKAELTVEEVDKIFGPAMGRPKSAVFRTADIVGLDTFTHVAKNCFDTLTQDEERQTFAAPDFLQKMVEKGMLGDKSGSGFYKKGKGGGGDKEILALDLKTLDYRPQNKVRYESLGAARDVEDVRERVATVMKGQDKAAKFAERVTLDVLAYSSRRIPEIADDIVNIDRGMRWGFGWDVGPFETWDAYGVKAGVERMKELGLKPAAWVEQMLASGRESFYGVQDGRDTYWDIASKSVKPVPESARIAKVEYLKRGNKKIDSNGSATLWDMGDGVTLLEFHSKMNSIDDDIIAMVGTALDETEKNHLGLVVGNDGANFSAGANIFGLLWAARNGEFDTLRKMVGAFQAANQRMRYSPVPVVTAPFNLTLGGGAEMAMGGNAIQAAAELYMGLVEVGVGLIPGGGGTMQLLRNVYGAYSADKDFDPFPFIKKVFLAVGTAKVATSAEEARELGFLSASDGISANRDFQLHDAKQRVLGMAKAGFRAPRPSRFRLPGPSGFATIDMMLYDMSLNNQISAHDRKIAQKLARVLTGGDTSPSVLLTEERLLELELEAFLSLCGEEKTQDRLQFMLEKGKPLRN, encoded by the coding sequence ATGACGACGCGGATCCGCAAAGTGGCTGTGCTGGGCGCCGGAGTGATGGGCAGCGGCATCGCCGCCCACCTGGCAAACTCGGGCGTGCGCGCGCTGCTGCTGGACATCGTCCCCCCCAAGGCGGGCCCCGGCGAGGACACCTCCTCCAAGGCCTTCCGCAACAAGTTCGTGCTGGGCGCGCTGGCGAACCTGCGCAAGCAGAAGCCCAGCCCCATCGTCTCCGAGCAGGTGTTCGCCGCCCTGGAGGTGGGCAACCTGGAGGACGACATCGCCCGCATCGCCGAGTGCGACTGGGTGATTGAAGTGGTGAAGGAGGACCTGGCCGTCAAGCAGGCGCTCTTCGAGAAGGTGGAGAAGCACCTGCGCAAGGACGCCATCGTCAGCTCCAACACCTCGGGCCTGTCCATCGCGGGCATGCTCCAGGGCCGGGGTGCGGACTTCCGCAAGCGCTTCCTGGTGACGCACTTCTTCAACCCCGTGCGCTACATGAAGCTGCTGGAACTGGTGGCGGGCCCGGAGACGGACGCGGACGTGGTGAAGACGATCCACACCTTTGGCGAGGGCGTGCTCGGCAAGGGCATCGTCTACGGCAAGGACACCACCAACTTCATCGCCAACCGCATCGGCGTGTACGGGATGATGCGCACCATCGCCGAGATGCAGAAGGCGGAGCTGACGGTGGAGGAGGTGGACAAGATTTTTGGCCCCGCCATGGGCCGCCCCAAGTCCGCCGTGTTCCGCACCGCGGACATCGTCGGCCTGGACACCTTCACCCACGTGGCGAAGAACTGCTTCGACACGCTCACCCAGGATGAGGAGCGCCAGACGTTCGCCGCCCCGGACTTCCTCCAGAAGATGGTGGAGAAGGGGATGCTGGGCGACAAGAGCGGCTCGGGCTTCTACAAGAAGGGCAAGGGCGGCGGCGGGGACAAGGAAATCCTCGCGCTGGACCTGAAGACGCTCGACTACCGGCCGCAGAACAAGGTGCGCTACGAGTCGCTGGGCGCCGCCCGGGACGTGGAGGATGTGCGCGAGCGCGTGGCCACGGTGATGAAGGGCCAGGACAAGGCCGCCAAGTTCGCCGAGCGCGTCACCCTGGACGTGCTGGCGTACTCCAGCCGCCGGATTCCGGAGATCGCCGACGACATCGTCAACATCGACCGCGGCATGCGCTGGGGCTTCGGCTGGGACGTGGGCCCCTTCGAGACGTGGGATGCCTACGGCGTGAAGGCGGGCGTGGAGCGGATGAAGGAGCTGGGGCTCAAGCCGGCCGCGTGGGTGGAGCAGATGCTCGCCTCGGGGCGCGAGTCCTTCTACGGCGTGCAGGACGGCCGCGACACCTACTGGGACATCGCCAGCAAGTCGGTGAAGCCGGTGCCCGAGAGCGCGCGCATCGCGAAGGTGGAGTACCTCAAGCGCGGCAACAAGAAGATCGACAGCAACGGCAGCGCCACCCTGTGGGACATGGGCGATGGCGTCACGCTGCTGGAGTTCCACTCCAAGATGAACTCCATCGACGATGACATCATCGCGATGGTGGGCACGGCGCTGGACGAGACCGAGAAGAACCACCTGGGCCTGGTGGTGGGCAACGACGGGGCGAACTTCTCGGCGGGCGCCAACATCTTCGGGCTCCTGTGGGCGGCGCGGAACGGCGAGTTCGACACGCTGCGGAAGATGGTGGGGGCCTTCCAGGCGGCCAATCAGCGCATGCGCTACAGCCCGGTGCCGGTGGTGACGGCGCCCTTCAACCTGACCCTGGGCGGCGGCGCCGAGATGGCCATGGGCGGCAATGCCATCCAGGCGGCGGCGGAGCTGTACATGGGCCTGGTGGAGGTGGGCGTGGGCCTCATCCCCGGCGGCGGCGGCACGATGCAGCTTCTGCGCAACGTGTACGGCGCGTACTCGGCGGACAAGGACTTCGATCCGTTCCCCTTCATCAAGAAGGTGTTCCTGGCGGTTGGCACGGCGAAGGTGGCCACCAGCGCCGAGGAGGCGCGCGAGCTGGGCTTCCTGAGCGCCAGCGACGGCATCAGCGCCAACCGGGACTTCCAGCTGCACGACGCCAAGCAGCGGGTGCTGGGCATGGCGAAGGCGGGCTTCCGGGCGCCGCGCCCCAGCCGGTTCCGGCTGCCGGGGCCCAGCGGCTTCGCCACCATCGACATGATGCTGTACGACATGTCGCTCAACAACCAGATCTCCGCGCACGACCGGAAGATCGCCCAGAAGCTGGCGCGGGTGCTCACGGGCGGCGACACGAGCCCGTCGGTGCTGCTGACCGAGGAGCGGCTGCTGGAGCTGGAGCTGGAGGCCTTCCTGAGCCTGTGCGGCGAGGAGAAGACCCAGGACCGGCTGCAGTTCATGCTGGAGAAGGGCAAGCCGCTGCGGAACTAG
- a CDS encoding response regulator transcription factor, producing MRILLIEDDAQTADYIRRGLTELGQSVDHARDGQEGLLMATSGTYDVLVIDRMLPKLDGLTVLRMLREGHVRTPTLFLTALGSIDDRVKGLESGGDDYLVKPFAFSELYARVCSLGRRPPLQDVQTVFTLGGLEMDLIKRTVTRAGKSIELQPTEFRLLEYLLRHAGRAVTRTMLLEHVWGFHFDPKTNIVETHISRLRAKVDRGFTPELIHTLRGVGYKADVAP from the coding sequence TTGCGCATTTTGCTGATCGAGGATGACGCGCAGACGGCGGACTACATCCGCCGGGGCCTGACCGAGCTCGGGCAGAGCGTGGACCATGCCCGGGATGGCCAGGAAGGGCTGCTGATGGCGACCAGCGGCACCTACGACGTGCTCGTCATCGACCGGATGTTGCCCAAGCTCGATGGGCTGACCGTGCTGCGGATGCTGCGCGAGGGCCACGTCCGGACGCCCACGTTGTTTCTCACCGCCCTGGGCAGCATCGACGACCGGGTGAAGGGGCTGGAGTCCGGCGGGGACGACTACCTGGTGAAGCCCTTCGCCTTCTCCGAGCTCTACGCCCGCGTCTGCTCACTGGGCCGTCGGCCGCCGCTCCAGGACGTGCAGACGGTCTTCACGCTCGGCGGCCTGGAGATGGACCTCATCAAGCGCACGGTGACGCGCGCCGGAAAGTCCATCGAGCTGCAGCCCACGGAGTTCCGGCTGCTGGAGTACCTGCTGCGCCATGCCGGGCGGGCCGTCACGCGGACGATGCTGCTGGAGCACGTGTGGGGGTTCCACTTCGATCCGAAGACAAACATCGTCGAGACGCACATCAGCCGCTTGCGCGCCAAGGTGGACCGGGGGTTCACCCCGGAGCTGATCCACACGCTGCGCGGGGTGGGATACAAGGCCGATGTGGCGCCCTAG
- a CDS encoding sensor histidine kinase, with protein sequence MWRPRVLRTANFRLALSYAAVFSLSVFLLGVIVFFGVRSSLEQQLRGQIDAEVGQLLVDYRDDGLEELRHDLRERIEANPARRLHYYMQSPEGRVVFDPLPAIPAPDGWYRVNVPEQDADNPVLLRSLTLDGGYKLAVAADLDRLQDAERAILRAFGWAFLFTLMAGALGGLWIGQRFLSQVDAITRVADRIGQGDVKERLPSRGTGDDLDQLAAVINRMLDRIQQLLENVQQVSTSIAHDLRTPLGHLRQTLEALREGARPGEPQKDALLDEALQQLDAILETFSALLRIAEVESGSRKAGFERLCLSSVLETLVEAYRPVAEDNGQHLTADLAPLLYLQGDRNLLTQLFANLVENALRHSGQGSRIHLALEAGPDGGFTASVSDTGPGIPKSEHANVFKPFYRLDASRSGPGSGLGMSLVSAIAGLHGLALTLDNTQPGLKVRLSGLLQESQPVTPLSEPPKQD encoded by the coding sequence ATGTGGCGCCCTAGGGTCCTGCGGACGGCGAACTTCCGCCTCGCGCTGAGCTACGCGGCCGTCTTCAGCCTGTCCGTCTTTCTCCTCGGCGTGATTGTCTTCTTCGGGGTCCGCTCGTCGCTCGAGCAGCAACTGCGCGGTCAGATCGACGCGGAGGTGGGCCAGCTCCTCGTGGACTACCGCGACGATGGCCTGGAGGAGCTCCGGCACGACCTCCGCGAGCGCATCGAGGCCAACCCCGCCCGGCGGCTGCACTACTACATGCAGAGCCCCGAGGGACGTGTCGTGTTCGACCCGCTGCCCGCCATCCCCGCCCCCGACGGCTGGTACCGCGTGAACGTTCCGGAGCAGGACGCGGACAACCCGGTGCTGCTCCGCTCCCTCACGCTCGACGGGGGCTACAAGCTGGCGGTGGCGGCCGATCTCGACCGGCTCCAGGATGCGGAGCGGGCCATCCTCCGGGCCTTCGGCTGGGCCTTCCTCTTCACCTTGATGGCTGGGGCCCTGGGAGGCCTGTGGATCGGCCAGCGCTTCCTGTCCCAGGTCGATGCCATCACCCGGGTGGCGGACCGGATCGGCCAGGGAGACGTGAAGGAGCGCCTCCCGTCTCGGGGAACCGGGGATGACCTGGACCAGCTCGCCGCGGTCATCAACCGCATGCTGGACCGCATCCAGCAGCTCCTGGAGAACGTGCAGCAGGTGAGCACGAGCATCGCCCATGATCTGCGGACCCCATTGGGACACCTGCGGCAGACGCTGGAAGCCTTGCGCGAGGGGGCCCGGCCCGGCGAGCCGCAGAAGGACGCGCTGCTGGACGAGGCACTGCAGCAGCTCGACGCCATTCTCGAAACATTCTCGGCCCTGCTGCGCATCGCCGAGGTGGAGTCTGGCTCCCGCAAGGCGGGCTTCGAACGCCTCTGCCTCTCCAGCGTGCTGGAGACCCTCGTGGAGGCTTACCGCCCGGTCGCCGAGGACAACGGCCAGCACCTGACGGCAGACCTCGCGCCCCTCCTCTACCTGCAGGGCGACCGCAACCTGCTCACGCAGCTCTTCGCCAACCTGGTGGAGAACGCCCTGCGGCACAGTGGCCAGGGCAGCCGGATTCATCTGGCGCTGGAAGCAGGCCCGGACGGCGGGTTCACCGCCTCCGTGTCGGATACAGGCCCCGGCATCCCGAAGTCAGAGCATGCCAACGTCTTCAAACCCTTCTACCGCTTGGATGCAAGCCGTTCGGGCCCTGGCAGCGGGCTGGGCATGAGCCTGGTGTCGGCCATCGCGGGCCTTCATGGCCTCGCTCTCACACTTGATAACACCCAGCCTGGGTTGAAGGTGCGCCTGAGCGGGCTTCTCCAGGAAAGTCAGCCCGTTACACCGTTGAGCGAACCCCCAAAACAGGATTAG
- a CDS encoding alpha/beta fold hydrolase, whose protein sequence is MLVFLPGGPGGSSTDSPPAFIPAEWGYLLTDPRGVGCNTLAEFPDDALAAEFYRTSEIAADTVAAIQTLGPQRYVLFGVSYGTLLGTTVAASLQEQGVSPPQAVVLEGVLGRAFPPDFAGAEFIRQWERIRPGLPADVLTELDTQPSPYGLSPEEWSRILISLMPVSPTVTAQALRGLSSSVTPDPATREATVQGLKKLASPEEDPAADLLYRWVACREITNTTPENQLDVVFSMGRLVRNSAEEGTLCRELSVTTPFDSAAWQFAAPVYYFIGEDDVSTPAWQGNYAYSNHQGKATRIITATGGHNSLRLNQMSCAPQVMASIAAGAADLIPVLATCPLQAQVDSK, encoded by the coding sequence GTGCTGGTTTTTCTCCCGGGCGGCCCGGGCGGCTCCTCCACCGATAGTCCTCCCGCCTTCATTCCCGCGGAGTGGGGCTATCTGCTCACGGATCCTCGGGGAGTGGGCTGCAACACACTTGCCGAGTTCCCGGATGACGCGCTGGCGGCTGAGTTCTACCGGACCTCCGAGATCGCCGCGGACACCGTCGCCGCCATCCAGACGCTGGGGCCCCAGCGCTACGTCCTCTTCGGCGTCTCGTATGGCACCCTGCTCGGAACGACGGTGGCGGCATCGCTCCAGGAGCAGGGCGTGTCCCCACCGCAGGCGGTGGTGCTCGAAGGCGTGCTGGGCCGGGCCTTTCCTCCTGACTTCGCGGGGGCGGAGTTCATCCGGCAGTGGGAGCGCATCCGTCCCGGGCTGCCCGCCGATGTGCTCACGGAACTCGACACTCAGCCTTCTCCCTATGGCCTGTCGCCCGAGGAGTGGTCACGCATCCTCATCTCGCTCATGCCGGTTTCCCCCACGGTGACCGCCCAGGCCCTACGGGGTCTCTCCTCCAGTGTGACCCCGGATCCCGCCACGCGCGAGGCGACGGTCCAGGGCCTCAAGAAGTTGGCCAGCCCCGAGGAAGATCCGGCCGCGGACCTTCTCTACCGGTGGGTGGCTTGCCGGGAGATCACGAACACCACGCCCGAGAACCAGCTCGATGTCGTCTTCTCCATGGGGAGGCTGGTGCGAAACAGCGCAGAGGAGGGAACGCTGTGCCGTGAGTTGAGCGTCACCACTCCGTTCGATTCCGCCGCCTGGCAGTTCGCGGCGCCGGTTTACTACTTCATCGGCGAGGACGACGTGTCCACTCCAGCGTGGCAGGGCAACTACGCCTACAGCAATCATCAGGGCAAGGCGACCCGGATCATCACCGCCACGGGCGGTCATAATTCACTGCGGCTGAACCAGATGAGCTGCGCACCGCAGGTGATGGCCAGCATCGCGGCGGGAGCGGCGGACCTGATCCCGGTGCTTGCAACTTGCCCGCTCCAGGCTCAAGTAGACTCAAAGTAA
- a CDS encoding M1 family metallopeptidase yields the protein MARLDPHSYNEDTQPETESLDWKARVDFRTRRLHAEVTLTLKEASAGPLDLDTRDLDIRAVVDAEGRPLPYLLSPPEPILGSRLRVELPAGLRQLTVRYRTSPQASALQWLTPSQTAGGQHPFLFSQCQAIHARSLVPLQDTPRIRVRYRASLTIPKALKAVMAAGFLSREEQGVEAVEHYEMPQPIPPYLLAFAVGSLAPKELGPRSRVWAEPELLEDAAAEFEDVDAMLRVAESLFGPYDWERFDVLTMPPSFPYGGMENPRLTFLTPTLLAGDKSLVNVVAHELAHSWTGNLITNASAEHFWLNEGFTVFAERRILEALEGAEVAALHGALGRRSLDTALEHFRAHPQLTLLRTHLTGVDPDEVFSQVPYEKGYLLLRALEDAVGRETFDAYLRRYISTHRFQALTTEDFVAFTERELPGALAKVNGEAYLHQPGIPASAPAPHSRRLEELRRLQGSVPSREDVEDWTPTEWQLFLESMPQNTSREVLKQLDERFHFTQSRNSEVLVAWLVAALKGHYTPALDRTEAFLGEVGRMKYLKPLYSLLASTPEYRSRAQDIFKKHAERYHPIARQGVESILARA from the coding sequence ATGGCCCGCCTCGACCCCCACTCGTACAACGAAGACACCCAACCCGAGACCGAATCCCTGGATTGGAAGGCTCGTGTGGATTTCCGGACCCGGCGCCTGCACGCCGAGGTCACCCTCACCCTCAAGGAGGCCTCCGCGGGCCCATTGGACCTGGATACCCGGGATCTCGACATCCGTGCGGTGGTGGACGCCGAGGGGCGCCCCCTGCCCTACCTGCTCTCACCTCCGGAGCCCATCCTGGGCAGCCGGCTGCGCGTGGAGCTGCCCGCGGGGCTGCGCCAGCTCACCGTGCGCTACCGGACCTCGCCCCAGGCGAGCGCCCTGCAGTGGCTGACGCCCTCGCAGACGGCGGGCGGCCAGCACCCGTTCCTCTTCAGCCAGTGCCAGGCCATTCACGCCCGGTCCCTGGTGCCGCTGCAGGACACCCCGCGCATCCGGGTGCGCTACCGGGCCTCGCTCACCATCCCCAAGGCGCTCAAGGCGGTGATGGCCGCGGGCTTCCTGAGCCGGGAGGAGCAGGGCGTGGAGGCGGTGGAGCACTACGAGATGCCCCAGCCGATTCCGCCCTACCTGCTGGCGTTCGCGGTGGGGAGCCTCGCGCCGAAGGAGCTGGGGCCGCGCTCGCGCGTGTGGGCCGAGCCGGAGCTGCTGGAGGACGCGGCCGCCGAGTTCGAGGACGTGGATGCCATGCTGCGCGTGGCCGAGTCGCTCTTCGGCCCGTATGACTGGGAGCGCTTCGATGTGCTCACCATGCCGCCCTCGTTCCCGTACGGGGGCATGGAGAACCCGCGCCTCACCTTCCTCACGCCCACGCTGCTCGCGGGGGACAAGAGCCTGGTGAACGTGGTGGCGCACGAGCTGGCGCACTCGTGGACGGGCAACCTCATCACCAACGCCTCCGCCGAGCACTTCTGGCTCAACGAGGGCTTCACGGTGTTCGCCGAGCGGCGGATTCTCGAGGCGCTGGAGGGCGCCGAGGTGGCCGCGCTCCACGGGGCGCTGGGCCGGCGCTCGCTGGACACGGCGCTGGAGCACTTCCGGGCCCACCCGCAGCTCACCCTGCTGCGCACCCACCTGACGGGCGTGGACCCCGACGAGGTGTTCTCCCAGGTGCCCTACGAGAAGGGCTACCTGCTGCTGCGCGCCCTGGAGGATGCGGTGGGCCGGGAGACCTTCGATGCGTACCTGCGCCGCTACATCAGCACCCACCGCTTCCAGGCGCTCACCACCGAGGACTTCGTCGCCTTCACCGAGCGCGAGCTGCCCGGGGCCCTGGCGAAGGTGAATGGAGAGGCCTACCTGCACCAGCCGGGCATTCCCGCCAGCGCCCCCGCCCCCCACTCCCGCCGCCTGGAGGAGCTGCGGCGGCTCCAGGGCAGCGTGCCCTCGCGGGAGGACGTGGAGGACTGGACGCCCACCGAGTGGCAGCTCTTCCTGGAGTCGATGCCGCAGAACACCTCGCGCGAGGTGCTGAAGCAGCTGGATGAGCGCTTCCACTTCACCCAGAGCCGCAACTCGGAGGTGCTGGTGGCGTGGCTCGTGGCCGCCCTCAAGGGCCACTACACCCCTGCGCTCGACCGGACCGAGGCCTTCCTGGGCGAGGTGGGGCGCATGAAGTACCTCAAGCCGCTCTACAGCCTGCTGGCCTCCACCCCCGAGTACCGCAGCCGGGCACAGGACATCTTCAAGAAGCACGCGGAGCGCTACCACCCCATCGCCCGCCAGGGGGTGGAGAGCATTCTGGCCCGGGCGTAA